Within Deltaproteobacteria bacterium, the genomic segment TATGGAATCGAGCGAAGAACGCCAATATTTTAATTTATACAATCATGGATTCATCAGGGTCGCCGTCTGCATACCGGAGCTGAAGGTAGCTGATGCCCCATTTAACGTAGCCAGCACAATCAAACTGGTCAAGCAAGCGTCAGCCAATAATGCTATCCTTGCTCTCTTCCCTGAACTCGGCATTTCAGCTTACTCGAACGAGGATCTCTTTCACCAGGATGCGCTTCTGCAAAGCGTAGT encodes:
- the nadE gene encoding NAD(+) synthase (catalyzes the formation of nicotinamide adenine dinucleotide (NAD) from nicotinic acid adenine dinucleotide (NAAD) using either ammonia or glutamine as the amide donor and ATP; ammonia-utilizing enzymes include the ones from Bacillus and Escherichia coli while glutamine-utilizing enzymes include the Mycobacterial one; forms homodimers), whose protein sequence is MESSEERQYFNLYNHGFIRVAVCIPELKVADAPFNVASTIKLVKQASANNAILALFPELGISAYSNEDLFHQDALLQSVV